In a single window of the Salvelinus namaycush isolate Seneca chromosome 18, SaNama_1.0, whole genome shotgun sequence genome:
- the LOC120063554 gene encoding leucine zipper putative tumor suppressor 1-like, with protein MGSVSSLISGHSLHSKHCQATEYKLKKAGHPRKTGRSLDGLLKYSFAQGSSNNTSKAISQAGRSEDFFYIKVSHKPRTTHQRGIPTEDHLGQGHFTDTEPDSRVPPKLLPMSGKLEKNTENALIRPTAFKPVIPRSTSSTETRDNLTHLLIPPERTKDSQGPKQDTFSVTLSDSGQDSMSSLPTQSTNGSLSASTGPLSQCAGGSAHGMTHPLQPPRSTWTNGNGIRASARVAALSNGGAVKANRDAVSIPSTQQHIPLLEEMGGCNRSPISMDESLIELLEQRLLESETELQELQVSFEEKEVDTCQLFEERQRYCVEEMEGLKQRCSTKLRQVSHRAVRNHQALQLQVSQLQQDKQRLQDELARMTQEKDLTEVKLRSFEREKTQLEPTLEETQWEVCQKTGEISLLKQHLRDSQADVTHKLNDIVSLKVSLKETRAKMEALGQQNKEQEDKIRSRSVEVEVCHNELQRKKNEADLLREKVGILETDIKGIKKDLALAKEQRSDQSRGREGCMSTDSLQGEVERLKGELREERETQERLLNSFEHERQTWNKEKDRVIKYQNQLQLNYLQMHKKNQDLERILQELTVELESRPELDVDIHSSGLHYEDMIATEI; from the exons ATGGGAAGCGTCAGCAGCCTCATCTCAGGTCACAGTCTTCACAGCAAGCACTGTCAGGCCACGGAGTACAAATTAAAGAAAGCAGGCCATCCCCGGAAGACAGGCCGGAGCCTGGATGGCCTACTGAAGTATAGCTTTGCACAGGGGTCCTCCAACAACACATCTAAAGCCATCTCTCAGGCAGGCAGGAGTGAGGACTTCTTTTACATAAAAGTGAGCCACAAGCCGCGGACGACTCACCAGAGAGGCATCCCAACAGAGGACCATTTAGGACAGGGACATTTTACTGATACGGAACCAGACAGTAGAGTGCCACCTAAATTGCTGCCTATGTCTGGGAAACTGGAGAAG AATACCGAGAACGCTTTGATCCGGCCCACAGCCTTCAAGCCAGTCATCCCTAGGAGCACCTCTTCCACAGAGACTCGCGACAATCTCACCCACCTGCTTATTCCCCCAGAAAGGACCAAAGACTCCCAGGGGCCCAAACAGGACACCTTTTCAGTGACCCTCTCAGACTCTGGGCAGGATTCAATGTCCAGCCTGCCTACTCAAAGCACCAATGGGAGCCTCAGTGCTTCCACAGGCCCATTGTCTCAGTGTGCAGGAGGCTCAGCCCATGGCATGACCCATCCCCTGCAGCCCCCCCGCTCTACATGGACCAATGGGAATGGCATTAGAGCCAGTGCTAGAGTTGCAGCTCTAAGCAATGGAGGGGCAGTGAAGGCTAACAGGGATGCCGTCTCCATACCGTCCACTCAGCAGCATATTCCTCTGTTGGAGGAGATGGGAGGCTGTAATCGCTCTCCCATCTCAATGGACGAGTCCCTCATTGAGCTGCTGGAGCAGAGGCTGCTGGAGAGtgagacagagctgcaggagctgCAGGTGAGCTTTGAGGAGAAAGAGGTGGACACTTGCCAGCTGTTTGAGGAGAGGCAGAGGTATTGTGTTGAGGAGATGGAGGGCCTGAAGCAGAGGTGCTCCACCAAGCTCAGGCAGGTCTCGCACAGGGCCGTGAGGAACCACCAGGCCTTGCAACTGCAGGTCAGTCAGCTGCAACAAGACAAGCAGAGGCTCCAGGATGAGCTGGCCAGGATGACCCAGGAAAAGGACCTGACAGAGGTCAAACTGAGGTCGTTTGAGAGGGAGAAAACCCAGCTCGAGCCCACCTTAGAGGAGACCCAGTGGGAG GTATGTCAAAAGACTGGGGAGATCTCCCTGCTGAAGCAGCATCTCAGGGACTCCCAGGCTGATGTCACTCACAAGCTGAATGACATCGTCAGCCTCAAGGTCTCGCTGAAGGAGACTCGGGCCAAAATGGAGGCATTGGGGCAGCAGAACAAAGAACAAGAGGACAAGATACGCTCTCGCAGTGTGGAGGTCGAG GTATGCCACAATGAGCTCCAGCGCAAGAAGAACGAGGCTGATCTTCTAAGAGAAAAGGTGGGTATACTAGAGACAGACATCAAAGGAATTAAAAAGGATCTGGCCCTGGCAAAAGAACAGAG GTCAGACCAGAGTCGGGGGAGAGAAGGGTGCATGAGCACTGACTCCCtccagggagaggtggagagactgAAAGGGGAGctcagggaagagagagagactcaggagAGGCTGTTGAACAGCTTTGAGCATGAAAGACAGACGTGGAACAAGGAGAAGGACAGAGTCATCAAGTACCAGAACCAGCTTCAGCTCAACTATCTGCAGATGCACAAGAAGAACCAAGATTTGGAGAGAATCCTGCAGGAGCTCACAGTGGAGCTGGAGAGTCGGCCGGAGCTCGACGTGGACATCCACAGCTCAGGGTTACACTATGAGGATATGATAGCCACAGAAATTTGA